From Bicyclus anynana chromosome 7, ilBicAnyn1.1, whole genome shotgun sequence, the proteins below share one genomic window:
- the LOC112043702 gene encoding multiple inositol polyphosphate phosphatase 1-like, protein MYPNIKFIFLILFYNFTAGTSKDCYWNADCVYKYFSSKTPYNLVRGDIRDSKVNIEGCEPISIWAIIRHGKRSPGVDFARNMLEALVLRDYITTSHSQGKGSMCTQDVENLRDWELDNGLFERQHMLTAEGYQEIMGIGRRLKEAYKELLTDLEDESYSLRPAYGHWVEDGVEGFVKGVSNESLLVENSNSQYDIMAPYEACPMYMVGVKQNPATYKESKKYQRSPEFTALIDGIQKRTGIDYVLTNTNITSLYDLCRYTWSDKDYTGSPWCALFTKEDLSMIEYYSDLRHYYRNGHGTPMNERFGRIPMGDLYKTFVNAKVNKHRKLTTYFTHATMMDMLYSALGWYRDKFPLTALYRDPNRKWRSTMTAPFGGNLIAVLNRCLIDNKEDYKIVFYSNEKLVTSMCDNGVCSWQQFENQFRPFLNASIDFCFA, encoded by the exons aTGTAtcctaatataaaatttatatttttaattttattttacaattttactgCCGGGACGTCCAAGGACTGTTATTGGAATGCCGACTGtgtttataagtatttttcaagtaaaacacCTTACAATCTTGTGAGAGGCGATATAAGAGATTCCAAAGTGAATATAGAAG gatGCGAACCTATTAGTATTTGGGCTATCATAAGACATGGCAAACGAAGTCCAGGAGTCGATTTTGCAAGAAATATGTTAGAAGCGTTGGTGCTACGAGATTATATAACGACTAGCCACAGTCAAGGGAAAGGTTCAATGTGTACTCAAGATGTTGAAAATTTACGTGATTGGGAACTCGATAATGGCTTATTCGAACGACAACACATGCTTACTGCCGAGGGTTATCAAGAGATAATGGGAATAGGGAGAAGATTAAAAGAAGCGTATAAGGAATTACTAACGGATCTCGAAGATGAGAGCTATTCTTTACGACCGGCTTATGGACACTGGGTAGAGGATGGTGTCGAAGGCTTCGTTAAAGGTGTTTCGAATGAATCATTACTTGTCGAGAACTCAAATTCTCAGTACGATATAATGGCG CCTTATGAAGCCTGCCCTATGTATATGGTAGGCGTAAAGCAAAATCCAGCTACATACAAGGAATCAAAAAAATACCAACGCTCGCCAGAATTTACCGCA CTTATAGATGGTATTCAAAAACGCACTGGCATTGATTACGTTCTAACAAACACAAATATAACATCATTGTACGACCTGTGTCGGTACACATGGTCTGATAAAGACTATACTGGCAGTCCGTGGTGCGCCTTATTTACAAAAGAAGATCTCTCTATGATAGAGTACTACAGCGATCTGAGACATTACTATAGAAACGGTCACGGTACGCCGATGAATGAGAGATTCGGGCGAATACCTATGGGCGACTTGTATAAGACATTTGTTAATGCTAAAGTGAATAAACACAGGAAATTAACAACGTATTTCACACACGCTACCATGATGGACATGCTGTATAGCGCTCTTGGATGGTACAGAGATAAATTTCCTTTGACCGCTCTATATAGAGATCCGAACAGGAAATGGAGATCGACCATGACGGCGCCGTTCGGTGGAAATTTAATTGCAGTGTTAAATAG GTGTTTAATTGACAATAAAGAAGACTACAAGATAGTTTTCTACTCAAATGAAAAGTTAGTTACTTCGATGTGTGACAACGGAGTCTGCTCGTGGCAGCAATTTGAAAACCAATTCAGGCCATTCCTAAATGCTTCTATAGACTTCTGTTTTGCTTAA